The window AAAGAAATTATTATATCCACCGGCTCTAGGGGCTTTATCACTCTCCACACTAATTATGCTTGGCTTCTTTAACTTCATGGTCCATAATAAGACTGCAAAGATCCTTTTGAGCGACTTGATTTAACAAATTAAGTTGAGAACCTGAGATCATTCTCTCCTCTTTCTGTTATATcccaaaagttgtttataaaaGACCAGAATAGCAGATATGATCTCAGTGGGTATCTGTTAGAATTCTACTGTTGGACTTATTTGAAGTTTTCCTACATTTGATGGAGTTATGAAAGATTCTGGTATTAGCAACATCCAAAATTCATCCATTGAATCACTTGTTTCCTATTGGGCCAGCTATCATCTTCTTATAAACATCTCTCTTCATCCAAAAGATTAAAATTTATTGGATACAGTTAGATTCTTTTAGCAGAGATTCTAAAAGCTCTTTACATATAGTAGCTTGCGTGGAGATATCTTGGAATACCAATTAAGGGTTGCTTGAGTAGTAAGGGCCTTAAGTCGCTTAAGCTAGAGATTTCGAGTTCGAGTCCTACTGTACCCATTAAACTTTAATTGGGAGAGAGGCCACCTAAAGGGTGCCTGAGCAACTTTGAGCCAATAATCGGACCTAatgacaaaataataaaaaaaataaataaataaagaaaagagaTATCTTGAAAAACCTCTCTAGTGGTTCCTTAAAGCTGTCTTTGATTTTCTCCAATCTTTGAAGAACCTGAAGCACTGCAGATCCTGTTGCCTTAGTCCAGCCAAAACAGGTTTACTAGTACCCTATCAAGTTTCTCCATGGACCTGCCTTTATTTTCTGCCAAGTAACTGACCTTTTCTGATGGAACAACTAGTTGTCTCCTCTACTAGGATGACGTATTTTTTcttgctttcctttttcttttctaaatATGCAGCTTAAGATATCAATCCTTTGCTATTACTTTCAGTTGACTGGATGTTTGCTCAATCATACAACTGACCACTGCCAATGTCATGTTGTAGTTAACCATCTATGTTTTTTATTGTCAAATGACATGTCACCTAGGGAGATTTTCTCATATTGAACAACAGGTTgttcttattttgtttttatatatgTCATGCTGCAAATATGTTATTGCTAGAAGTAAGATATGCATTAGCATCTAATCAAATTTAACAATGATGACCATTAAGTTACCAATTGCTTCCACTTATGATCATAGAACAGTGACCAAATAACTAATGATTGTAGAACGTTGGTCAGAtataatgaacttcttttcactATCCCAAAGAGTTgaaatcaaataattaaatgGACAACAGATTCCTGACATATATTTTCTTTGTTCATGGAGTTAAAGAATTATATAATTGAAGTTGAACTGCAATATTCTTTTTCATGGATATTGGTAATTTTCTTGAGCATATTTTCTAGATTTCCTTCCAATCCTCTTTTCCATGCCCTCTTTTTGTTGAGTTTGAGTTCAATAGAGAAGTGGTGAGGGGATTCAGAATCTGCAGTCAGCTTACAAGAATACTTCTCATCTCTGTTAGAGCAGTGTAGTCTGAGCTCATAATGGATCAAAACATTTGAGAAGCTGGACCAATTTTCACTTTGGTCCTTGAACCAGTCATAATTGTTTTAAGTTGATCTTTATCAAATCAagatatgtatttatttattttttcttttcttttttgcttATTACCAGTAATTCTTGAATATGAATCTCCTTTGTGATTTCATGAAGCAGAAAGAGCTTTTTGGAGTATTCTGAtgacaaattataattataaactaTCAGGATTTGACGATGGAAGAATCTATGTGTACAGAATGGACAAATGAGAAACACAGTCTTTACCTTAAATCCATGGAAGCATCATTTGTGAACCAATTATATGATTCCATGGATCTTCTTGGTTTGCAAATGCCAAAAGAGATGTCAGATCGAAACATATCACAGCAAGGTCAATATAACACGTCAACTTCATCTGGCCAGGTTTGAAACAGAgcattgatatttttttaattaaataccCTTCTCTTTCTATATGAACTGCATCTGCATGCACGTGAATATATACACCTCATTGAAAATACTATCCTTTTAATTTCcgtatttttcattttaattttattctagTTCAAGGTTCTCAGAGGCGGTAGCTGGAAGAGAGTAAATTTTCAAAAGCCAGACTCACAAGTAAATGTAAAGAATGAACCCCATGAGATTTTGACAAACCCTTGGATTCAACATTTCAAGCCTGCAAGAAAATCACAAGTTACTCCTCTCGAAAGTGATGCATCACTATGCCAAGCAACCAACTTGAGTGAGAAGACCTCAGCTTCCGGTGGGAGAGCAACATTTTCCAAACATTCTTATCCATCATATCATGATGACCTGGTTGACTGTAATACAGGTAATCTCAGTTTTCTTTATGTGCTTCCTTGAAGGTTTGATTTGGTTGGTATTCTTTTACATCTTCGccgttaatttaattttttcctttttgtatATTCAAGGCATTATTATTAGCTTCCTTTCTTCCATCGTGTTTCAGTAGGTGTTTTAGATACATAATTGAGTTAAATAGTTTATCCATATGTGAGGGAGAAAGCTACAAATCATACATAAAATCAAAAATCAATTTGACCAGTTCATTTTTAGATGAGCCCGAAGTCACGAGACTAGTTTCTAGTGCAACGAGTATGAGAAAGTCCACCATTTCaaaagaaaactccagtttGGCATCGACTGCAGAAATTTCAAACAGAATCAGTGTTTAGATTGCTTCATTACTTGGAAAACATATTTTATGGTTTGTTTGACTCCCCAACATGCCTATGCATGATAATTAGGCCGTCTAGGATACGGTTCAAGAACTAATGCTCTGATAGTAAAGTAGAAGAATGTATCATTAATACTTTGGATCATCTTTATTATGActggaaaatgacttaacaatTGTTGGTCTTGCAGAGGTGTCAGATCAGAATTTTGTGGATGAAGATattaaaacagaaaagaaaaggagTATATGTAGCTCAAAGAGGTTGAAGATTAGGAAAAATGCAGGTACAAGTAATGAGCAGGTAAGTTGCAGTTCTGGATGCAATTGAATTAATGTGATTTCAGTGCTCTAGTCTGAGATCATGTTTTGGAGATCTTACAGGTTGTGCCGTAAGGCAGAGTGCGGATGACAAGATATATCACAACAAAAAAGAGAAGTAAATTTCCAGAGCTCCATAAAAGTGTGGCTTATGTGGGTGGTTCTGTTCCTTTAACAATTAACTTATATTAGTGTTCCTATGGTAGCCAGAATTGTAGTAGCCTTTGTTCATATGATTTTGAGCAATTGAGGAATGTTTTATTTCGTGGTGGTTATTGATGGTTTTCTTTGGGTGTACATGCGCTTGTCCGGCCGGACCCATATATTTATATGCTGATTTTGTTTAGTTAGAGAAGCATATTATTTTCCTTCATATCTCCAATCTTTCTTTATTATTACCATA of the Euphorbia lathyris chromosome 7, ddEupLath1.1, whole genome shotgun sequence genome contains:
- the LOC136235818 gene encoding cold-regulated protein 27 isoform X1; the encoded protein is MDGFRSKAHAISQPSVSSSADSAHFAQQDLTMEESMCTEWTNEKHSLYLKSMEASFVNQLYDSMDLLGLQMPKEMSDRNISQQGQYNTSTSSGQFKVLRGGSWKRVNFQKPDSQVNVKNEPHEILTNPWIQHFKPARKSQVTPLESDASLCQATNLSEKTSASGGRATFSKHSYPSYHDDLVDCNTEVSDQNFVDEDIKTEKKRSICSSKRLKIRKNAGCAVRQSADDKIYHNKKEK
- the LOC136235818 gene encoding cold-regulated protein 27 isoform X2, which codes for MDGFRSKAHAISQPSVSSSADSAHFAQQDLTMEESMCTEWTNEKHSLYLKSMEASFVNQLYDSMDLLGLQMPKEMSDRNISQQGQYNTSTSSGQFKVLRGGSWKRVNFQKPDSQVNVKNEPHEILTNPWIQHFKPARKSQVTPLESDASLCQATNLSEKTSASGGRATFSKHSYPSYHDDLVDCNTEVSDQNFVDEDIKTEKKRSICSSKRLKIRKNAGTSNEQVSCSSGCN
- the LOC136235818 gene encoding cold-regulated protein 27 isoform X3 — its product is MDGFRSKAHAISQPSVSSSADSAHFAQQDLTMEESMCTEWTNEKHSLYLKSMEASFVNQLYDSMDLLGLQMPKEMSDRNISQQGQYNTSTSSGQFKVLRGGSWKRVNFQKPDSQVNVKNEPHEILTNPWIQHFKPARKSQVTPLESDASLCQATNLSEKTSASGGRATFSKHSYPSYHDDLVDCNTEVSDQNFVDEDIKTEKKRSICSSKRLKIRKNAGTSNEQVVP